The region AGAGGAACCTTCTGAGAACAATGTTGGTTCCTCAGAACATGATGGGACCGTGAAGAAACCAGTCCTTAATCCATGTTCTCACTGTGGGAAGAAGTTGTCAACCAAAATAAGACTAAAGATTCACCTGAAGACCCACACTGTAGAGAAACCTCACGTCTGCCCCGACTGCGGGAAGAGCTTCGCTTTCCGTCCCTCCTTGACCAAAcataaacattttagtcattcagagCACGGAGTGAAACGTCATGAATGTGCATTCTGTGGGAAAGTTTTTAATCAACCAGGAGCCTTGAGGTCCCATCAAAGAacccacactggagagaaaccccACCTCTGCtccgactgtgggaagagttactGTTTTCATTCGTCTCTGAGAAGACATCAGGTACTCCACGCAGGAGGCAGTGCGAAGCCCCATGTGTGCTCTGTCTGTGGGAAAGGCTTCAGAGATTCTGGATACTTAAAAAAACACCAATCTGTCCATTCGAGAGAGAAACCTCACCTCTGCTCCAACTGCGGAAAGACTTTCACGTCCTTACTTACCTTAACAAATCATTCCAAATCACATCGTCTAGATGGAGACCAATTCCAATGCCCTGAATGTAAGCGCCATTTCCTAACCAAGGAAAGGCTGACCAGCCACCAGAGAACGCATACTGGTGAAAAACCTTTCTGCTGCTCCCAATGCCACAAACGCTTCTCTCATTCAAATAGTTATCAAAGGCACCTTCGTATGCACTCCGGTGAGAAACCCTTTGTGTGTCCTCTCTGCGAGAAGCGATTTAACGACTCTTCGAACCTTAGAACACATGTTAGAAGACATAAAGGAGAGAAGATAGGCAAGACACAGGTCTCTGAGCCATGCCCTCACTGTGGGAAGAGGCTGGCTTCTAAGGCAGGGTTAGAGACTCACCTGCGGacccacactggagagaaacctcacCTCTGCGCCAACTGCGGCAAGAGCTTCGGCTTCCACTCAGCTTTGAGAAGACATCAGAAAACGCAGCACGGAGAGCAAGTAGAGAAGCCgcatgtctgttctgtctgtgggAAAGGCTTCATGGAGTCTGGAGCGCTGAAGAAACATGTGGTGACCCACGAGGAGAAACAGCACCTTTGCTCCGATTGCGGGAAGAGTTTCAGATTGCTTCAGGCCTTGTTGAATCATCAGAAAACCAAGCATCAGAAAATAAGCGAGCAAGTAAGAGAGAATAATCAGTACCTCTGCCTTACTTGCGGCCAGGAATTCAGTTCAAATCATAGATTGGTAATCCACGAGAGAaagcacacaggagagaaaccttaccaatGCGCCCAGTGCAGCAGGTGCTTCGCTGATAAGACTAACATGAGGCGTCACCAGAcggtgcacacaggagagaaacctttccaATGCGCCGTCTGCGACATGAAGTTCTCTCAAGTCGCCTCTTTAATACGGCACCACTTAATACACTCGGGTCAGAAACCGCACCACTGCACTTACTGCGACAAGAGTTTCTCTCAGTCGAACACGCTGAAAACACACATACTAacccacactggagagaaaccgtacCAGTGCCCCGACTGCGGGAAGCGTTTCACCGAAAAGAAAGCCATAAAGAAACACCAGCGCGACACACATGGGTCAGGGGAACACAGCGCACACCGCTTTCTCATTGAGACTGAGTCAAGACCAGAGCCCTCAAGCAAAGCCGTAGCAATG is a window of Coregonus clupeaformis isolate EN_2021a unplaced genomic scaffold, ASM2061545v1 scaf2307, whole genome shotgun sequence DNA encoding:
- the LOC121565897 gene encoding zinc finger protein 345; the encoded protein is MNREKGVLMDEIEKSLWNLTEDNLCYLCEHRGHDASEVKGMDHRSLRRKIMEEMWDNTDSMKWEEQGMSWLLQLKEDIRRIQEDARAASWSHRQADHAVDCDEGGSREGGAGLSSNGLEAESTSPRQSNYDDAADCDVEDTDWLPSNRLETELSPEKHTPEQRVRGDTSLPKTPCRASPGSTLLRGLKRVSVQLMDCRKTPGQKTCKKTHSCAQCGKSFATKDILERHLLTHTGEKPYICPRCGKSFNDPGNLKKHIFRTHSGEHSEEEPSENNVGSSEHDGTVKKPVLNPCSHCGKKLSTKIRLKIHLKTHTVEKPHVCPDCGKSFAFRPSLTKHKHFSHSEHGVKRHECAFCGKVFNQPGALRSHQRTHTGEKPHLCSDCGKSYCFHSSLRRHQVLHAGGSAKPHVCSVCGKGFRDSGYLKKHQSVHSREKPHLCSNCGKTFTSLLTLTNHSKSHRLDGDQFQCPECKRHFLTKERLTSHQRTHTGEKPFCCSQCHKRFSHSNSYQRHLRMHSGEKPFVCPLCEKRFNDSSNLRTHVRRHKGEKIGKTQVSEPCPHCGKRLASKAGLETHLRTHTGEKPHLCANCGKSFGFHSALRRHQKTQHGEQVEKPHVCSVCGKGFMESGALKKHVVTHEEKQHLCSDCGKSFRLLQALLNHQKTKHQKISEQVRENNQYLCLTCGQEFSSNHRLVIHERKHTGEKPYQCAQCSRCFADKTNMRRHQTVHTGEKPFQCAVCDMKFSQVASLIRHHLIHSGQKPHHCTYCDKSFSQSNTLKTHILTHTGEKPYQCPDCGKRFTEKKAIKKHQRDTHGSGEHSAHRFLIETESRPEPSSKAVAMP